In Maridesulfovibrio sp., the following proteins share a genomic window:
- a CDS encoding peptidylprolyl isomerase has protein sequence MAKASARHLLVSDEQTCLDLKKQIQDGADFGELAKKHSSCPSGQQGGNLGEFRPGQMVPEFDTVVFNEAVGEVHGPVKTQFGYHLLIIDSRED, from the coding sequence ATGGCAAAAGCATCTGCCCGCCATCTTTTGGTTAGTGATGAACAAACCTGTCTGGACCTGAAAAAACAAATTCAGGACGGCGCAGATTTTGGTGAACTGGCAAAAAAGCATTCTAGCTGCCCTTCTGGACAGCAAGGCGGCAATTTGGGTGAGTTCCGTCCCGGACAGATGGTCCCGGAATTTGATACCGTTGTGTTCAATGAAGCCGTTGGCGAAGTTCATGGCCCGGTAAAAACACAATTCGGTTATCACCTGCTGATAATTGATAGTCGCGAAGACTAA
- a CDS encoding leucyl aminopeptidase: MEFSIVNEPASAWSADAVIFFAFKGADEYLSGFSSWMAAEADWVAGSPALGDFSGELGGSAVVYGSGTSVQRVLLVGLGEEKEFGVEQFLQAVGSAMHKCRELKFRTVGVPLVAFEGLGLEDKLQHFVIAVMEGLYSFDQFKSKKDETKDLPETIRFLTEEEPPGHLDEMLSRGLAIGQGLIYARDLVNLPPNVATPVYLADEAKKMAKQFGFKFKAMKRKEIIDKGMGAYASVFRGSNEEPRMITLEYCPKDREGQKPLVLIGKGVTFDTGGISLKPTGFIEDMKCDMAGAAAILGFFRAIGEIKPDLPIVGILPCADNMPDANATRPGEVVTSFSGKTIEILNTDAEGRLLLCDAIAYSAQYEPAAIIDLATLTGGCIVAFGWNVAAVMDNSSLMQNLVIDAGMSVGERFWPMPLWDIYKEELKSEVADLKNVGSREGMTIHAGMFLKEFVPEDTPWAHLDIAGPAWRKKKTPAGSAGGTGFGVRTLVEIAERIDLEDM; encoded by the coding sequence ATGGAATTCAGCATTGTCAATGAGCCTGCCTCTGCATGGTCTGCGGACGCGGTAATCTTTTTTGCGTTTAAAGGTGCCGACGAGTATCTTTCCGGGTTTTCTTCATGGATGGCTGCTGAAGCGGATTGGGTTGCCGGATCTCCTGCTCTTGGGGATTTTTCCGGTGAACTTGGCGGATCAGCTGTCGTTTATGGTTCCGGAACTTCCGTACAGCGTGTGCTGTTGGTCGGCCTCGGTGAAGAAAAAGAATTCGGCGTGGAGCAGTTTTTACAGGCTGTTGGTTCTGCCATGCATAAATGCCGGGAGCTTAAATTCCGCACTGTTGGAGTGCCGCTTGTGGCTTTTGAGGGACTGGGACTTGAAGATAAGCTGCAGCATTTTGTTATTGCTGTCATGGAAGGTCTGTATTCCTTTGACCAGTTCAAATCAAAGAAAGACGAGACCAAGGATCTGCCGGAAACAATTCGTTTTCTGACAGAAGAAGAACCCCCGGGCCATCTGGATGAAATGCTCTCAAGGGGACTCGCGATAGGGCAGGGCCTCATCTATGCCCGCGATCTGGTCAATCTTCCACCAAATGTTGCTACTCCTGTTTATCTAGCTGATGAAGCAAAGAAAATGGCCAAGCAGTTTGGATTTAAATTCAAGGCCATGAAACGTAAAGAAATTATTGATAAGGGCATGGGCGCTTATGCATCGGTCTTTCGTGGTTCCAATGAAGAACCGCGCATGATTACCCTCGAATACTGCCCTAAGGATCGTGAAGGGCAAAAGCCGCTGGTGCTGATAGGTAAGGGGGTGACTTTCGATACCGGAGGGATTTCATTGAAGCCGACCGGATTCATCGAAGATATGAAGTGTGATATGGCCGGAGCTGCGGCGATTCTCGGTTTTTTCCGGGCGATCGGTGAGATAAAGCCTGATCTGCCAATTGTAGGCATTCTGCCTTGCGCAGATAACATGCCGGATGCCAATGCGACCCGTCCGGGCGAGGTTGTTACTTCTTTTTCAGGTAAGACAATCGAGATTTTGAATACCGATGCCGAAGGACGTTTGCTGCTTTGTGATGCCATAGCGTATTCAGCGCAGTACGAACCAGCGGCGATCATCGATCTGGCTACACTGACCGGTGGATGCATTGTGGCCTTTGGATGGAATGTTGCGGCGGTTATGGATAACTCCTCGCTTATGCAGAATCTGGTCATTGATGCCGGAATGAGCGTGGGAGAGCGGTTTTGGCCTATGCCGCTCTGGGATATCTATAAAGAAGAGCTTAAGAGCGAGGTTGCAGACTTGAAAAATGTGGGCTCCCGCGAAGGCATGACCATTCATGCCGGGATGTTTCTCAAGGAATTCGTTCCCGAAGATACTCCTTGGGCGCATCTTGATATTGCAGGACCTGCCTGGAGAAAGAAAAAGACTCCTGCAGGGTCTGCCGGAGGGACCGGGTTCGGTGTACGCACGCTGGTGGAGATTGCGGAGCGCATTGATCTCGAAGACATGTAG
- a CDS encoding ABC transporter substrate-binding protein: MCLRLAFCLLFMLILSPSAFAGDKTIKVGVLYNLTGEMAAIDRPGMQGMEMAKDIINSGGGILGRKLSLVISDCRSNLDSTAMAAEALAGQDDIVAVIGLNDTDYVMSAAPPVTANDVIFITAGATMQNLPYMYGKYFFMTAFGDNMQARAVAKFSKRRLNTSHSFVGTDISNEFTKTLSKYFKRRYRKYGGNVEEEVWYNSGTDEYPRPQNKSKDMDLIFISSIPPDAPKYITELRKAGFNQPIVSGDGFDTPCLRDIPEEYSHSIYFATHVAYDNPEPMVQEFVDSYTRMFGKEPESGFAALGYDTVMLLAQAIERAGVADPEKVRVALAETVGFKGVTGYFDYPEGVRVPMKTVDIVKYENGTFSFVEQISPN, from the coding sequence ATGTGTTTACGTTTAGCATTCTGTCTGCTTTTTATGCTTATTTTATCCCCTTCGGCTTTTGCCGGCGATAAAACAATCAAAGTTGGAGTGCTTTATAACCTTACCGGGGAAATGGCCGCCATTGATCGACCCGGCATGCAGGGAATGGAGATGGCAAAGGATATAATCAATTCCGGCGGCGGCATCTTGGGCAGGAAGCTCAGTCTTGTTATTTCCGATTGTCGCTCAAATCTTGATTCTACGGCCATGGCCGCTGAAGCTCTGGCCGGACAGGATGATATAGTAGCTGTGATCGGATTGAATGATACTGATTATGTCATGTCTGCGGCTCCACCGGTTACAGCGAATGACGTTATTTTCATAACCGCAGGGGCAACCATGCAGAACCTGCCTTACATGTACGGCAAATATTTTTTCATGACCGCTTTCGGTGATAACATGCAGGCCCGTGCAGTTGCAAAGTTTTCCAAACGCAGGTTGAACACTTCCCACAGCTTTGTAGGAACGGATATTTCAAATGAATTCACCAAGACTTTGTCAAAGTATTTCAAGCGCCGTTACCGCAAGTATGGCGGAAATGTTGAGGAAGAGGTCTGGTATAATTCCGGTACAGATGAATACCCCCGCCCTCAGAATAAATCCAAGGATATGGATCTGATTTTTATCTCATCCATTCCCCCGGATGCTCCTAAATATATAACCGAATTACGCAAAGCCGGGTTCAATCAGCCAATAGTTTCCGGTGATGGATTTGATACTCCATGTTTGCGTGATATCCCGGAGGAGTACTCACATTCCATCTATTTTGCCACACATGTTGCATATGATAATCCGGAACCAATGGTTCAGGAATTTGTGGATAGCTATACACGTATGTTCGGAAAGGAACCCGAATCAGGCTTTGCCGCCCTTGGCTATGATACGGTCATGCTTCTGGCACAGGCCATCGAACGTGCCGGGGTTGCCGATCCCGAGAAGGTCCGCGTAGCCTTGGCCGAAACAGTGGGTTTCAAAGGAGTGACCGGGTATTTCGATTATCCTGAAGGAGTAAGGGTCCCCATGAAAACTGTGGATATCGTCAAATACGAAAACGGCACATTTTCTTTTGTTGAACAGATCAGCCCTAACTAA
- a CDS encoding STAS domain-containing protein gives MDIKVRRHGDTVVVSMGGRVDAYGAGELDTTLKELLADENLACMAFDMAEVRYLSSAGIRFIVRTMKILRSRNGALAICGLCQYCRNVLDTAGMTRSLNIFPTRSEAMEFLQSVQWEHQALENWDRMESADSPIGSFRFVPGENSHSDLKVTGSLAEIFHSRVDEGHIFSRGFSQTEYSIGVGGLGDAAADYMKVLGSMLTIGGTMAWLPTDGHDLADFLVPRNDTGSVLIRTPFNLTLPGNFNEYIMFDSSEEGGTTLDRLYRGLFLLARRRRRDFKGVLGVAAWMQTSELLAGTMMRSPIREFAPENKRTITDPSNSEEWFKRDVLPRYRDVTCLTCGVGVDLSSDLSVYDQSGLYAAFYIDPATAGERGHILNNHAAVFEQARMPEKMVCLDKMVREVSSKAEFKDMRKLRDNTRVTRAFLGVSYIQRLVRDSSGWLGTEMPASRTIAEKRYREEADFPLVPEKREAEIHKFQRFLEAQQAKLSAQGK, from the coding sequence ATGGATATAAAAGTTCGCAGACATGGAGATACTGTTGTGGTCTCAATGGGAGGAAGGGTGGACGCTTATGGTGCTGGAGAGCTGGACACTACCTTGAAAGAGCTTCTTGCTGATGAGAATCTTGCATGCATGGCTTTTGATATGGCTGAGGTCCGGTATTTGAGCAGTGCCGGCATCCGCTTTATTGTGCGGACCATGAAGATCCTGCGCAGCCGTAATGGAGCGCTTGCCATCTGTGGGCTATGCCAATACTGTCGCAATGTGCTTGATACTGCCGGAATGACCCGTTCCCTTAATATTTTTCCAACCCGTAGTGAGGCTATGGAATTTCTACAGTCCGTACAATGGGAACATCAGGCTCTGGAGAACTGGGATCGCATGGAGTCAGCCGACTCTCCCATAGGCAGTTTCAGGTTTGTACCTGGTGAAAACTCGCATTCCGACTTGAAAGTTACAGGTTCTCTTGCAGAGATCTTTCATTCGCGTGTCGATGAGGGGCATATTTTTTCTCGTGGTTTTTCGCAGACTGAGTATTCCATAGGTGTTGGCGGGCTCGGTGATGCTGCAGCTGATTATATGAAAGTGCTGGGTTCTATGCTTACCATCGGTGGAACCATGGCATGGCTTCCCACGGACGGGCATGATCTCGCAGATTTTCTGGTTCCGCGCAACGATACAGGGTCGGTCCTGATCCGCACTCCTTTTAATCTTACCCTTCCCGGAAATTTTAATGAGTACATAATGTTCGACTCCAGTGAAGAGGGTGGAACCACACTGGACCGCCTCTACCGAGGTCTGTTTCTTCTGGCCCGGAGACGTCGCAGGGATTTTAAGGGAGTGCTTGGTGTTGCTGCATGGATGCAGACCAGTGAACTGCTGGCAGGAACAATGATGCGTTCTCCGATCCGAGAATTTGCACCGGAGAATAAAAGAACCATTACCGATCCTTCCAACAGCGAAGAATGGTTCAAGAGGGATGTTCTACCCCGGTACCGCGATGTTACCTGCTTGACTTGCGGAGTTGGAGTTGATCTTTCATCTGATCTTTCTGTTTACGATCAGTCAGGGCTTTACGCAGCATTTTATATTGACCCTGCCACTGCCGGCGAACGGGGGCATATATTGAACAACCACGCGGCAGTTTTTGAGCAGGCACGCATGCCGGAGAAAATGGTTTGTCTTGATAAAATGGTCCGTGAGGTTTCGTCCAAAGCAGAGTTTAAGGACATGCGTAAGTTACGTGACAATACCAGAGTTACACGTGCTTTTCTTGGCGTAAGTTATATTCAGAGACTGGTTAGGGACAGCTCAGGATGGCTTGGTACTGAAATGCCGGCCAGCCGGACTATTGCCGAAAAGCGCTACCGGGAAGAAGCTGATTTTCCACTGGTGCCGGAAAAGCGTGAGGCTGAAATTCATAAATTTCAGCGATTTCTAGAGGCCCAGCAGGCCAAGCTTTCCGCACAGGGGAAATAG
- a CDS encoding 4Fe-4S binding protein yields the protein MKKNFYFTDDFTEKYNGKLIPTKEAIKLLIAMMPGTWVSSGKDSPSAQRTFVLFESPCPDTEEKSPSLAEVCIFAERPSESFIAEKNLKNEREISEEEFVRILETKNAKGHVHYICFKKSSDGEFCAICNCCPGCCGPLKSGKSKVPLLVPSGYIAVVNPRKCIGCGQCMEYCPFGAMNLRNKRMRIDPERCMGCGVCTNKCRKDALRLARNKKHPEPFLTDKFKE from the coding sequence ATGAAAAAGAACTTTTATTTCACGGATGATTTCACCGAAAAATATAACGGTAAGCTCATCCCCACAAAAGAGGCGATAAAGTTGCTCATAGCAATGATGCCCGGAACATGGGTATCATCAGGTAAGGACTCGCCCTCAGCTCAAAGAACATTTGTACTTTTTGAGTCTCCCTGTCCTGACACTGAAGAGAAATCTCCATCTTTGGCAGAAGTTTGTATTTTTGCGGAAAGGCCGTCAGAATCTTTTATAGCCGAAAAAAACTTAAAAAATGAAAGGGAAATAAGTGAGGAAGAGTTTGTAAGAATTCTTGAAACCAAAAACGCAAAAGGCCATGTTCATTATATTTGTTTCAAGAAAAGTTCAGATGGTGAATTCTGCGCCATTTGCAATTGCTGCCCCGGTTGCTGCGGACCGCTCAAGTCCGGGAAAAGCAAAGTCCCCTTGCTTGTTCCTTCCGGTTATATCGCCGTTGTTAACCCGCGAAAATGCATAGGATGCGGGCAATGTATGGAATACTGCCCCTTCGGAGCAATGAACCTGCGCAACAAACGGATGCGCATAGATCCCGAACGATGCATGGGATGCGGAGTGTGCACCAACAAATGCCGCAAAGATGCGCTTCGTCTTGCACGCAATAAAAAACATCCCGAGCCTTTCCTTACGGATAAATTTAAAGAATAA
- a CDS encoding HD domain-containing phosphohydrolase, with protein MDNSELTLLVIDDEDFVRETICDYLSDSGFNTIDACDGQEGIEIFQREKPDAVLVDLNMPKVDGFGVLEYVKAESPDTPIIVVSGAGLIQDAIKAVRLGAWDFVTKPIVDLNILEHALGQGLERASLIKENRRYKEHLEAEVERRTKDLRHEIKVRREAQDALMAIQDEVIETQKEVILTLGEVVETRSNETANHVRRVAELAYILARRYGLSEEEADLLRLASPMHDVGKIGIPDTVLNKPGRLTPEEFEIIKTHTTIGHEILKHSERPIIKAAAIVAYEHHEWWNGQGYPRALAGEEIHIYGRIIGIVDVFDALGSERVYKKAWPIEEIIDYFEMGKGKHFDPHLTDLFFENLDEILELRRTFPDG; from the coding sequence TTGGATAATTCTGAATTAACTCTCCTTGTAATCGATGATGAAGACTTTGTGCGGGAAACAATCTGCGACTATCTTAGTGATTCCGGTTTCAACACTATTGATGCCTGTGATGGTCAGGAAGGGATTGAGATTTTTCAGCGAGAAAAGCCGGATGCAGTTCTTGTAGACCTGAATATGCCCAAGGTTGATGGGTTCGGGGTCCTTGAATATGTGAAAGCTGAAAGTCCTGATACCCCGATCATCGTAGTTTCCGGTGCAGGGCTTATTCAGGATGCCATCAAAGCGGTCAGGCTTGGAGCCTGGGATTTCGTGACCAAGCCCATAGTTGATCTTAACATTCTGGAGCATGCTTTGGGACAGGGCCTTGAAAGGGCCAGCCTGATCAAAGAAAACCGCCGTTACAAAGAACATCTTGAAGCTGAAGTTGAGAGAAGGACTAAGGACCTGCGTCATGAGATCAAGGTGCGCCGTGAAGCTCAGGACGCACTGATGGCTATTCAGGATGAAGTTATTGAAACCCAGAAGGAAGTTATTCTTACTCTTGGCGAAGTTGTGGAGACCCGTTCCAATGAAACTGCGAACCATGTGCGCAGGGTTGCCGAGCTTGCTTATATTCTTGCCCGCCGTTACGGCCTGAGCGAAGAAGAAGCTGACCTTCTGCGTCTTGCCTCTCCCATGCACGATGTCGGTAAAATCGGGATTCCTGACACTGTGTTGAACAAACCGGGACGGCTTACTCCCGAAGAATTTGAAATCATCAAAACCCATACCACCATTGGACATGAAATTTTAAAACATTCCGAGCGGCCCATCATTAAGGCCGCTGCCATTGTTGCTTATGAGCACCATGAGTGGTGGAACGGGCAAGGCTATCCGCGTGCGCTCGCCGGGGAAGAAATTCATATTTACGGGCGTATTATCGGAATTGTGGATGTCTTTGACGCACTTGGCAGTGAACGGGTTTACAAAAAGGCTTGGCCGATCGAAGAAATTATTGATTATTTCGAGATGGGCAAGGGTAAACATTTTGATCCGCACTTGACCGATTTGTTTTTTGAAAATCTGGATGAGATTTTGGAGTTGCGGCGTACTTTTCCTGACGGCTAG
- a CDS encoding peptidylprolyl isomerase produces MSNPLVLMETPEGEVLIELFEKEAPKTVENFLRYVDEGFYEGTLFHRVINNFMIQGGGFDFSMKQKETHDPVENEADNGLKNELGTLAMARTMDPHSATAQFFINVKDNGFLDHTGKNPQGWGYCVFGKVVDGMEAVEKIKKVKTKSYGPMDDVPVDPISIISMKRFED; encoded by the coding sequence ATGTCCAATCCCTTGGTATTGATGGAAACACCTGAAGGTGAAGTCCTGATTGAACTTTTCGAGAAAGAAGCTCCCAAAACCGTAGAAAACTTTCTGCGTTACGTTGACGAAGGTTTTTATGAAGGAACCCTTTTTCACCGCGTTATCAATAATTTTATGATTCAGGGCGGCGGATTTGACTTCTCTATGAAACAGAAAGAAACCCACGATCCTGTTGAAAACGAAGCTGACAACGGGCTTAAAAACGAACTGGGTACCCTGGCCATGGCCCGTACTATGGACCCCCACTCCGCAACCGCGCAGTTCTTCATCAACGTTAAGGACAACGGTTTCCTCGACCACACTGGAAAGAACCCTCAGGGCTGGGGTTACTGCGTATTTGGTAAGGTTGTTGACGGTATGGAAGCTGTCGAAAAGATTAAGAAAGTAAAAACAAAGTCTTACGGACCCATGGATGATGTTCCGGTTGATCCCATCAGCATAATTTCCATGAAGCGTTTCGAAGATTAA
- a CDS encoding DUF401 family protein: protein MDFLQSLLPLFKIIFVFVCMLAGIRLKLGVGLSILVGGGVLAVLTSMNMETVLKVSADALLDEKTIFLALIVALIMILSGLLEKTGQAGRIMNSMTGYLRSPRLRLVFFPALIGLLPMPGGAIFSAPMIQEAASGLDVSGKDKVIVNYWFRHVWELAWPLYPGMILASSLCGMTIFEFIGYTFPGFFACIGLGYLFYLRPSVLPIKEDGTGTYVSAGSRDIWVVLKEGLPLIVAIAGAFVFESVLSFFFPGIPFEMGIVLALLGAVFCSMFANAGSMVIIRGLLVEKRFLNMIFLIVCVFVFKDILGSCGVVDELARLAGGEAALIAAAVFVPFLVGFIAGITLAFVGAAMPLVVGLVQASGLQDQLPAWAVLCMFCGFSGIMASPLHICFLLTCEYFKVDMVAAWKKVVIPSLMLMMLGVAYFFVLM from the coding sequence ATGGATTTCCTTCAAAGTCTTTTGCCTTTGTTTAAGATTATTTTTGTTTTTGTATGCATGCTTGCCGGGATCCGGCTCAAACTTGGTGTCGGCCTTTCCATTCTGGTCGGGGGCGGTGTGCTGGCCGTGCTTACCTCCATGAATATGGAAACTGTGCTTAAAGTCAGCGCGGATGCTCTGCTGGATGAGAAAACCATTTTTCTGGCTTTGATTGTGGCCCTGATTATGATCCTATCCGGTTTGCTTGAAAAAACAGGGCAAGCGGGAAGGATTATGAATTCCATGACCGGATACTTGCGAAGTCCGCGTTTGCGGCTTGTTTTCTTTCCAGCGCTTATCGGTCTTCTGCCTATGCCGGGTGGGGCAATCTTTTCCGCACCCATGATTCAGGAGGCGGCGAGCGGTCTTGATGTATCCGGAAAGGACAAGGTTATCGTCAACTATTGGTTCCGCCATGTATGGGAGCTTGCATGGCCTCTTTATCCGGGTATGATTCTCGCCTCATCATTGTGCGGGATGACTATTTTCGAATTTATCGGCTACACTTTTCCGGGATTTTTTGCCTGCATAGGTCTGGGATATCTTTTCTATCTCAGGCCTTCGGTTCTGCCCATAAAAGAGGATGGAACCGGCACTTATGTTTCAGCCGGCAGCCGTGATATCTGGGTTGTCTTAAAGGAAGGCCTTCCGCTGATTGTTGCTATTGCGGGAGCCTTTGTTTTTGAAAGCGTACTGAGCTTCTTTTTTCCCGGAATACCTTTTGAGATGGGCATTGTCCTTGCGTTGCTGGGCGCGGTCTTCTGCTCCATGTTCGCAAATGCCGGATCAATGGTGATTATTCGGGGACTGCTGGTGGAAAAACGGTTTCTGAATATGATCTTCTTGATTGTCTGCGTGTTTGTTTTCAAAGATATTCTCGGGTCTTGCGGGGTTGTTGATGAGCTGGCCCGCTTAGCAGGCGGGGAGGCAGCACTAATTGCTGCGGCAGTGTTTGTTCCTTTTCTTGTCGGTTTCATTGCCGGGATAACTCTGGCATTTGTTGGCGCAGCCATGCCGCTTGTGGTCGGATTGGTACAGGCTTCAGGCCTGCAGGATCAGCTGCCTGCATGGGCAGTGTTATGCATGTTCTGCGGGTTTTCAGGGATTATGGCTTCGCCGTTGCATATTTGCTTTCTGCTGACCTGCGAATACTTCAAAGTTGACATGGTGGCTGCATGGAAAAAGGTTGTCATCCCCAGTTTGATGCTTATGATGCTCGGAGTAGCGTACTTTTTTGTTTTAATGTAG
- a CDS encoding tetratricopeptide repeat protein, giving the protein MSVSQAETGLKKSLFAAAILSVLVLIIYSQCGGFELVTYDDGSYVTNNQRVMQGISAENIGWAFSTFQLSNYHPLTVVSHMADTTLFGNSDGARHLVNVFFHLCNVLLLFFFLVKATSGFKEGGLVPSFFVAALFAVHPIHVESVAWVAERKDVLSTFFWLCAMHSWLGWGKDRNAAAYGLTFFFTGLGILAKPMVVTLPAALVLLDVWPLNRVDFAKNTVVQFGKLILEKLPLFGLSVLSSVLTVMAQHGGGAMQSVDSFPLSLRLSNALVSWVAYLGKMIAPFDLAVFYPYPHEIPFWKPVLAAVFLIAVSAVAVRFVKKFPLGAVSWFWYLGTLVPVIGLVQVGDQSMADRYAYIPFMGIYMVIVFGAARLVNSKRVPGKAAVALGAFAIVSLLAAAYTQTEYWKDSRTLYTRALAVTANNHHMHYNYGNLLEREKNFNEAAKHFKAAFKADPSHYKAMSSLAAILSRKGDSYSALELYRKALQLNPDYAVALGNRGIVYMQQGDLDAALSDLRRASELEPLNVNHIINMGLLYYMRGENAQAKEWLLKALQIDPQNKIARKNLVLIP; this is encoded by the coding sequence ATGAGTGTTTCTCAGGCTGAAACCGGATTAAAGAAAAGCCTGTTTGCTGCGGCAATCCTCTCTGTGCTGGTCCTCATTATCTACTCGCAGTGCGGCGGTTTCGAGTTGGTTACTTACGATGACGGCAGTTACGTAACAAACAACCAGCGGGTCATGCAGGGGATTTCAGCCGAAAATATAGGTTGGGCGTTCAGCACATTTCAGCTTTCCAACTACCATCCGCTGACAGTGGTTTCGCATATGGCCGATACTACCTTGTTCGGAAATTCGGACGGGGCGCGCCATCTGGTCAACGTCTTTTTTCATCTCTGCAACGTGTTGTTGCTTTTTTTCTTTCTGGTCAAGGCGACATCAGGATTTAAAGAAGGCGGATTGGTTCCGTCATTTTTTGTGGCCGCGCTTTTTGCCGTTCACCCGATTCATGTGGAATCCGTGGCCTGGGTTGCCGAGCGCAAGGATGTGCTGTCCACCTTCTTCTGGCTCTGTGCCATGCACAGCTGGCTGGGCTGGGGTAAGGACAGGAATGCGGCCGCCTATGGGCTGACTTTTTTCTTTACCGGGCTGGGGATTCTGGCAAAGCCCATGGTCGTAACCCTGCCTGCGGCACTGGTCCTGCTGGATGTCTGGCCGCTGAACCGTGTTGATTTTGCGAAAAACACCGTTGTGCAGTTTGGTAAATTGATACTGGAAAAGCTGCCCTTATTCGGGCTTTCCGTGCTTTCTTCCGTGCTGACCGTCATGGCCCAGCATGGCGGGGGGGCAATGCAGAGTGTGGATTCCTTCCCCCTAAGTCTGCGCCTTTCAAATGCCCTTGTTTCTTGGGTTGCTTACCTTGGCAAAATGATTGCCCCGTTCGACCTTGCTGTCTTTTATCCTTATCCGCACGAAATTCCGTTTTGGAAGCCCGTTCTGGCTGCTGTCTTTCTCATTGCAGTCTCAGCCGTTGCGGTCCGCTTTGTTAAGAAATTCCCTCTCGGTGCAGTGAGCTGGTTCTGGTATCTGGGAACTCTTGTTCCGGTTATCGGATTGGTTCAGGTCGGGGATCAGTCCATGGCTGACCGCTATGCCTACATTCCTTTTATGGGAATTTATATGGTTATTGTTTTTGGTGCGGCCCGGCTTGTTAATTCCAAACGAGTGCCGGGGAAAGCAGCTGTTGCACTGGGGGCGTTTGCCATTGTTTCATTATTGGCTGCGGCTTATACCCAGACCGAATACTGGAAGGACAGCAGGACGCTCTATACTCGTGCACTGGCTGTGACTGCAAATAACCACCACATGCACTACAATTACGGTAACCTGCTGGAGCGGGAAAAGAATTTCAACGAAGCTGCAAAACATTTTAAGGCAGCTTTCAAAGCTGACCCTTCCCATTATAAAGCTATGAGCAGCCTTGCAGCAATTCTTAGCCGAAAAGGTGATTCTTATTCGGCATTGGAGCTCTACCGCAAGGCTTTACAGCTGAATCCTGATTATGCCGTGGCGCTGGGAAACAGGGGTATAGTGTATATGCAGCAGGGCGATTTAGATGCTGCCCTGTCCGATCTGCGCAGAGCCAGTGAACTTGAGCCGCTGAATGTAAACCATATAATCAACATGGGCTTGCTTTATTACATGCGTGGTGAGAATGCTCAGGCCAAGGAATGGCTGCTCAAGGCTTTGCAGATAGACCCGCAGAACAAAATCGCGCGTAAAAATTTGGTTTTGATTCCCTAA
- a CDS encoding glycosyltransferase family 2 protein, with translation MVNGKKVVMVMPAYNAASTLKKTLDELPADIVDEILLVDDCSRDDTVSQAKSLGIKTVVHACNTGYGGNQKTCYRTAIDMGADVVVMVHPDYQYTPLIISAMISPIANGVFDCMLGSRILGTGARRGGMPLYKYISNRVLTWFQNLLVGYHLSEYHTGYRAFSRELLENIPFEENSDDFIFDNQMLCQIIFSGYDIGEVTCPTRYMDDSSSISFARSVRYGLGVLRCSCETMAHRLGWFESDFLKNVPQRAQADEL, from the coding sequence ATGGTTAATGGTAAAAAAGTTGTAATGGTAATGCCTGCTTATAATGCGGCATCCACGTTGAAAAAGACTCTGGACGAACTGCCTGCCGATATAGTGGATGAGATTTTGCTGGTTGATGACTGTAGCCGCGATGACACTGTTTCACAGGCCAAAAGTCTGGGGATCAAGACCGTGGTTCATGCCTGCAATACGGGCTATGGCGGAAACCAGAAAACCTGCTATCGCACCGCCATTGATATGGGCGCGGATGTTGTGGTCATGGTCCACCCTGATTACCAGTACACCCCGCTGATTATCTCAGCCATGATTTCGCCCATAGCTAACGGTGTGTTTGATTGCATGCTCGGTTCAAGGATTCTCGGAACAGGTGCCCGCAGGGGTGGAATGCCGCTTTATAAATATATTTCCAACCGCGTTTTGACATGGTTTCAGAACCTGCTGGTCGGTTATCACCTCTCGGAATATCATACCGGATACCGGGCATTCTCGCGTGAACTTCTGGAGAACATTCCGTTTGAAGAAAACAGCGATGATTTCATTTTTGATAACCAGATGCTCTGCCAGATTATTTTTTCCGGTTACGACATTGGCGAAGTGACCTGCCCGACTCGTTATATGGACGATTCTTCTTCAATAAGTTTTGCCCGCTCAGTGCGTTACGGGCTGGGGGTTCTGCGCTGTTCCTGTGAAACCATGGCACACAGACTTGGCTGGTTCGAGAGTGATTTTCTGAAAAATGTGCCCCAGAGGGCACAGGCGGATGAGTTATGA